The following DNA comes from Nicotiana sylvestris chromosome 10, ASM39365v2, whole genome shotgun sequence.
actatcagaaATGGGTTAGACAACCCCCCCCCCATCCAACCATTTGATAATATCCTTCTTGACTACCTCTTACATAGCCTCattcaaccttctttgatgttccacggagggtttggcatcctcctccaatatgatttagtgcatgcaaaaggcgggtcttataccccgaatatccgccaatgtTCAACCTattgccttcttcctcttttggaGCACCGCAAGGATGGCATATACCTGCACGTTAGTTAAGCACgaggaaagaataacaggtaaagtggaACAAGGGCCTAAGAACTTatacctgaggtgtgaaggcaaGGGCTTCAACTCCAATGtaggaggctcctcgattgagggctttgttggtggagtcttccagTTCTCGAGGTCCAAGGAACGTTTTCGGGGCTCATATGCATTTaaacccattccttgcaaagcatTAACATATTCCACCTAGCCTTCCTTCTCATCCACATAATGATTCAATAATGCATCTTCCAATGGGTCTTCCACATTAATCACGGCACTTGTGTTTTCAGCAATCACTTCGGTCACAAGATCCACAAACGAACATACTTCGTTGCTATTAGGCTAcctcattgacttgcacacatagAACACAACTTTTTCATcgcccacccggaaggtgagctccccagcttccacatcaactaaggtcttccctgtagctaggaaaggtctccccaatatgattgtCACCTCGTAGTCAACCTCACAGTCAAGTATCACAAAATTTGCAGGAAGTATGAACTTGTCGACCCCAACAAGAACATTTTCAATTATCCCCCATAGTCTCTTCATTGTTCGGTCCGCTATTTGCAACCTCATAGAAATAGGTCTTGGTTGACCAATCCCTAATGTCTTGAACACAAAACATGGCATCAAGTTAATGCTTGCTCCCAAGTCACACAAAACTTTGGTGAGATCGACACTACCAATAGTGCATGGGATTGTAAAGGCACCGGGATCTTATAACTTTGGAGCCATGGAGTGCACAATGGAACTCACTTGAtgtgtcattttgatcatttcACAGTTCATTgatctcttctttgttaccaagtccttcataaACTTGGAATATCCCTGCATTTGCTCTAGACCTtcaaccaaaggcacatttatggacaaacttttcatcatatcaatgaatttcttgaattgGTTCTTATTGTTttgctttgcaagcctttgaggatatggtggaggaggccttggcaaaggagccttggctttgggcACTACCATTTCCGGTATGTCTATCACATGTTCCCTaaacgggttcacatcattttgtgtCTCCTCCATGTTGTCATCAATGTCTATCCTCACTTCATCATTCATATTCTCATCATTAACTTGCATATCATTGCTTGGCTCATCATCATATTGCACTAACACCTCATCACTCACAATCTTTCTTGGATTAGAGGTACTATCAACTCCACCTCTACCACTTCTTGTAGTCACCGCTATAGCATGGCCTGTAGTGTTTtcaccctttgggtttactaccgtatcacttggtagtgccccctcaGGGTCAAATcttgagaaatttggccaagttggaCTTTCAAGTTGCGGATAGAAGTGTTGTGGGAGGCTAATTGGGCATCGAAATCGgcatttttcttcatcatttgcttgAACATGGTTTCAATCCATCCCATATCATTGTTGGAAGAGCTAGGACCTTGTGACGGAAATGGAGGCGGGTTGTTCGATTGTTGATACATCGTAGGCCTTTGAAAGCCCGACCTTTGATTATTGTTGTTCCAGCCCCCTTGATTGTTATTGCCTCCCCAATTACTATTATTGTTGCCACACCAATTGCCTTGATTTCCTTGATTACctcaattttaatttttgttgttcccccaatttccttggttgttttgccactattccaatttccttgttgaccttgatttccccaatttccttATGATCTCCACTGTTGTTGATTGAGATCAATTCCCCGTTGACCTTGataattgttgacatattgaacctcttcactttgatcatcataggaATCATCTTGATTGTACCCACTACCACTTTGCTCAAACTGATCCGGATTGTTTTGAACTTGTTGACCtcgttgccttctcttgttgatcaTCATATTTACTCATTCCATGGAATTCACTTGTTTTGGtccttgaacttgttgcaacttagctttggccaattggttcatggtaGTTGTTAACTCGGCTATAGCTTGATCGTGGTCATGTAGCTCCTTGTATAGGTGAATAACATTAGGTCAccttgtggcacattggctctacttttccaCGTCGAGGATGTATctgccatctcatcaagtatttCACATGTTTTGGCATATGGCATGTTCATGAAGTTCCCCTCGGCGAGTTGGTTAACCACACATTGGTTTGTTGTGTTGATGCCAGGGTAtaatgtttgttggatcatggcttcggtcatatcattatcCGTACATTCTTTAACCATCATCTGATACCTTTCCCAAATCACATGTAGCGGTTCATTTGGCTCTTGTTTAAAATTAAGGATCTCATCTCTTAGCGTTGCCATATGTTCCAGAGAAAAGAACTTTTCAGTGAACTTCttggccaactcatcccaagtggtgatggaatggttgggtaaCCTTTCTATCCAATCCAAAGCCTTCCCCCTAGAGAGAATGGAAAAGGCCTTAACCTCAATGCGTCCTCGGagacattagtttgcttgctcccccagcgCTTGTCAACAAAACTATTGAGATGCTTGTAGGTGTTTTGGTGTGGAGCTTCGGTTAAGAAACCCCGCTATTCCAATAGTGTAATCATGACATTGGTCATTTGAAAGTTGCCCGCTCTAATCCGGGCAGGACTATTGCATTTGCACAGCGTTCGTTGGGCAACACCCGGTGTGCTGCCCTTGGAGGAGGTCGGGGGTTTGGGATATTATCATGAGGCAGTCGGGCTCTACTTTATACTTGAGAATCGGGTTGAATCTCATCCACGTaatcatcatctacctcctcccccaatgGCAAATTATCGAGGGCTTCGTTTTTAAGAGACATTTGGTACGTAAAAGTAATTCACACACAAATTAGAAAAATGGAAGgaacaaaaaacaaaacacacaaatactCAGATATATAGCTAAAACCAtctaactccccggcaacggtgccaaaaattgATCGATTCCAAacctacactactattgagtagtgaGGGTGATCGATGCAGTTTTAATCCAactaggtcgggatcgaatccacagggagttaataaTTGGAATTAGGTTTATATCTAAGTCTAGATGTGGGTTTTGATCTTAATTAGACTTCCACACATATTTGGTTTGATTTCTACTTCTAACTTTACTCTAAAGATTGCAATAATTGAATCTAAGGACAATGTTTTTGTTGTTGGTTATCAAATGCTTAAAGAGACTAGGGTCGTGACTtctacctaggtggatatctaacggaTAGTAAAATCTAGGGCAAGTTCTTAATTAATTAGGAtgtaatatagctatcacacccgggtacatactctatacctctcggtagtttgagtgattttccCCAATTTGGCTTTCgaaagtccaaatgggtattcatgtAATTCAAGTGATGTTagctcaagtcaggtattactatctctaggtttattGAGGCTATCAATTGCTTAAGTTCAactcaattccttgttagcctagttttcctagacttagaccctctttctcaagtagagactaagtcataaaggcatgaatcagtgtttgcaaccactaattctatagttctagcaagaactacgctaaatatcactaacccatacacattcaagccctaaactcaaatacccatcaaatacccatactAAGATTGGGTCAGAACCCTAGTTGTGgttttagctactcatggaaataatagaaattaaagaggaaataaagataaaattcataatactagattaaaagatgaaaatctaatgttGAAAGATAATTCTAGTACAAAATTGCCTAAAACGAAATATTCAATCGTCTCACGTGCTCTGCTAATACATAACATaacctaaaaatgtcaaaaagatctatttatactaagttgaaatttacggacaaaaataccccagaGGAGGTTGTGCGGCCGCGTAATTCTAAGCACGACCGCATTCTTGCTTTCGCGTCTGCATAATTCTGATCGTGGTCCGCATTCTTCAAATCTGGATCTGGGTTGAGATGAGTTTCGTGGGCCGCATAATTTCAATCGCGGCCGCGTAATTTTGATGCGGACCGCACTTCCATTTTTTGTTCAAGTTGTGAGCTCTCTGAACTTCATGTCAGTCTGCATAATTTCCATCGCAGCTGCAGTGAGACTTTCGTGGCTGCACATTTATAGCGCGGACCTCCCTTATCATTTGGCCTGAAAAtgcaactctctgaatctccctttcGCGGACCGCATATTTTCGATCGCAGCCGCGTTGTGGCTTTTGCGGCCACGCAATATTTGTGTAGTTCGCATTTCAGATCTTTTGGCCAGTCTTGGTTTTTGGAttgagctgcacgccgcaacaatatagcgcttgggttgtaagagcccctccggagtctgcacacccccagtgagcgcagtcgactatctacatggatcgggctgcacgccgcagcggttattctGATTgctgttattatgagagatacatGGGTCGAGAGCTGAGAATGAGCACTAGTGATGAGAGTGAGATCGAGGAgttgatactgttctgagtgattgatactatgcccgaggggcagatttctactcgttatTTACCTGCCAAATTACCTATATTACCtgatttaaagagatttcacttgacttcctcactgatttactgctttacgtgatttttactgctttgatatagaattgctttgtgctttaagtgttttcatgctttcagccattatttataattatcactcactgagtcggagtactcacattactccctacatcctgtgtgcagattcaggcatcgcagagtccactcctgagtgttgatcctcCCAGCCCAGGCAGTGAttcagagactacgaggtagctattggcgtccgcagccccgtgcctcccttatcttatcattttcatgttctttgaactattgtatcggatttagtgttcagtagacttgtattcggatttcttagttgctcatgacttgtgacaccccggtttgggctgtgtcgggatggttcttaCTGAGGTTATCGTTAATTCCACAAATTATGGGTATTATGTCatgctttagaactatttatgatatttaactgtttaaaagaggtgttctattTGGTCTggctggacttgtcttcacgagaggtgccattaCGACCGGGTTCGGTAATTGGGTCATGACTCCTAGCCTAATTTCTAGTCCTAATTCTGGCTCTCTTAAGCATGTCTAGCTTAGCGCATTTGTGTGTGTTTGAATGCTTATATGTGTTACTTATCCTGAGTTCATCTTCTACcttgttttggatttttgtgaCAAATCAATTCACAAGCAGAATGTGTTCTAATTGAGCCATTCATGTGCAACTTGATATTTCTCTAGAGTtaatttcggagcccagtcaggtgttggcgtgtgtggtttcttggtcttccttatatgatcgcatcagagagcgtcagtatgataatccgcatttgcttgttcttaaggacagagttcagcatgacgatgccagagatgtggctatcggtgatgatggggtgttgaggatgtagagccggatttgcgtgcccaatgtggatggtctttgggagttgattctggaagaggcccatagcttgccgtattccattcatccgggtgccgcgaagatgtatcaggatttgaggcagcaccaTTGGTGGAGAAGattgaagaaagatatagtgggatttgtagctcggtgtctcaattgtcagtaggtgaaatatgagcatcagagaccgggtggcttgcttcagcagatggttattcctgagtggaagtgggagaggatcactatggactttgtggttggacttccacagactttgaagaagtttgatgctatttgggtgattgtagaccagctgaccaagtccgtgcacttcattcctatctgtactacctattcttcagagcggttagcagagttatatatccgagagattgttcggttgcatggtgttctggtttctatcattttagatcggggtactcagtttacttcccagttttggaagtctgttcagcgagagttgggtactcaggtggagttgagcacaacttttcaccctcagacggacgggcagtccaagcgtagtattcagatattggaggacatgttgcgtgcttgtgttattgatttcggaggttcatgggataagtttctacagcttgcagagtttgcttacaacaacagctaccagtcgagtattcagatggctccatatgaggctttgtatgggaggcggtgtagttCTCCAGTTgattggttcgagcccggtgaggctaggctattggggacggatttggttcaggataccttagagaaggtgaaggtgattcaggagaggcttcgtacagtgcagttgcgacagaagagttatgcggaccggaaggttcgagatgtgtcctacatggtcggtgagaatgtcttgctgaaggtttcacccatgaagggtgttataagatttgccacccagcttgtctagcatgcatccggtatttcatgtttctatgctccggaagtatattggggatccgtctcatatgTTGGACTCCAGCACGGTTCAATTGGATGataatttgacctttgatgtggatctagtggctattttgggtcgtcaagttccgaagttgaggtcaaaggatatagctttagtgaaagtgcagtgaagaggtcggtccgtggaggaggctacctgggaaattgagcgggatatgcggagcagatatcctcacctattcgaggcttcaggtatgttttcttgactcgttcgaggacgaacatttgtttaagttggggaggatgtgacgacccggctagtcatCTCATGATTTACTGCTCTTTTTTTCCCCCATTTTAGCTTATCTACGCTTCGTCATCCGTGTtctatgtgatcgggttgattagtttgagttcggagaggattttggtaagaaatgagacacttagcctcttttaagaaggcttaagttggaaaagtcaattggacattgacttatgtgttagaaggctcggatgtgagttccgatagtttggttagcttcgggaggtcatttatgacttaggagcgtgaccggaatgggttttggagttgtagagaagatttaggcttgaatttgcgaAGTTGAtagtttggcgatttccggttgataggcgagattttgatatagaagtCAGaaaggaattccgagagttgcagtagctttgttgtgtcatttgggatgtgtgtacaaaatttcaggtcattcaggtgagatttgatagacttttgatcgaaagcataatttaagagttcttggagttcttaggcttgaatcccctgttaaattggtgatttgatgttgttgtgagcgtcccGAGGTTTTGaccaagtttgaacgatgtcatgggatgtgttggtgcaattggtttgGAATTCCAGGAGTTCTGGGTAGGTTCCGGGAAGTTTTAGGGAAacaatcatagctgtagcaggtccaaaaGGGTTGCAGACCTCGGAACCCacctacgcggaccgcacaaaaggaagTGCGGCCGCGATATGTGTtgtgcagaccacacaaaatgaagtgcagccacggtggttttgtgcgggccgcggtggttttgtgtggaccgcggtgcttttgcgcggaccgcggtggttctgtgcggaccgcagaggctgaaatctgaggggtactctattaatacgaggttttgggttttatctaatattttgacctagagagctcggattttggcgattttttgaaggtttttcaagaaattcattagggtaagtgattctaactcagatttggctagagtacatgaatctatcattgaattcatcatttaattcatgatttgaaatggaatttgggaagaaaattgtgaaacctttcaaaaatataaaatgatgatttgaagaaccaaatagtatcggaattggatgattttggtatggttagactcgtgaggatATGAGGATTCCaagaatataaattttacccgattctgagacgtgggcccggggctcgggttttgctaatttcgggatttttgatgtttttcgaatgttttcgcttgggctttgttcccctagtatattgtgacatattcattctgattttggatagattcgatgcgcgtggaggccaattcgaggggcaaaggcgtcacgagctaaagaattagtcggttcgaggtgagtaatgattgtaaatgatgtcctgatgGTTTGagaccccggatttgcacatcgtagtgctatattgaggtgagacacgcgctcgATGATGAGCAtagggtcttttactactgggaatttgtgacttggtccatcccgattgatgattttgaccacgtatttgactgaaattttatttgttatcatcatgatttgggctgattgcaatatttaggcttcgtgccaactatctgaacccttcggggattttgactgattttcctcactatacttgttaaaaatcatatccttagtcatgtttttatctgttttaaacgattcgagctagttttatcatactattcctaaattagaggaatttgtgggctgagatccctatctCCTGTTATTGGGCCCGAGAGGCTgtaaggttaatgactaagaggggttgagaacctaatggtgaggatattatatatgttatggatcgggctgcacgccgcaacaatactcactgcctttcggctcaaagcatcgtccaccacattgacctttcct
Coding sequences within:
- the LOC138879107 gene encoding uncharacterized protein, which gives rise to MMINKRRQRGQQVQNNPDQFEQSGSGYNQDDSYDDQSEEVQYVNNYQANDEEKCRFRCPISLPQHFYPQLESPTWPNFSRFDPEGALPSDTVVNPKGENTTGHAIAVTTRSGRGGVDSTSNPRKIVSDEVLVQYDDEPSNDMQVNDENMNDEVRIDIDDNMEETQNDVNPFREHVIDIPEMVVPKAKAPLPRPPPPYPQRLAKQNNKNQFKKFIDMMKSLSINVPLVEGLEQMQGYSKFMKDLVTKKRSMNCEMIKMTHQTLGIGQPRPISMRLQIADRTMKRLWGIIENVLVGVDKFILPANFVILDCEVDYEVTIILGRPFLATGKTLVDVEAGELTFRVGDEKVVFYVCKSMR